A window from Mya arenaria isolate MELC-2E11 chromosome 9, ASM2691426v1 encodes these proteins:
- the LOC128203237 gene encoding guanylate-binding protein 1-like, translating into MEVSERNVDSKLTEGSAELTPLCEPCRADGKELEAHGFCNNCNEYMCPSCIKVHGKLTATKHHNVLGKQKMPTHYPARKKAPDVSCLELCKDHPPEAIKFFCPTHAQLCCGDCIVLDHRACKIDYIPRVAPSFTASSEFKAIVKKVETLEVACTNSERNLEAHEQSVLELNIIEIKKIQAFRVEINEYLDKQEKALIKFMDDAKKKDTDCIRRWREDINAAKLTLAETKSRLKDQNTASNIYIAARHAENLLNDIQTMIMKAKTENLLTGYKFCRDKKTEELLSWNDALGRVDQSKVRYLSTYESSVFKKPQRLIITKKNNILEVCDDVLDEISRIDKPCVIVAIAGLYRTGKSYLMNLLANSQTGFAIGDSIESKTKGIWVWCRDHPEQKNTVLMLLDTEGLGDVDNGDSNHDNHIFTLATLLCSTLVYNMKGAFDQDAVNKLTFVSEVSRNIKFGGRCGEGNSLLQCVLPGFVLALRDFSLRLIKGGRQITSDEYLEEYLETNTRKDVSFNKPRECIRKFFPQDKRRCFAFPIPGNIETLEKLESLTFEELSPRFKTVTTMFVSYIYSQEPKQLQVSKPINGPMFVTLTRNYVDAFASGSVPDVDDTFAMVAKIENQRVKNECMNMFHSKMKELLLPLPSKLLDKHFTDARWSALEYMRTNTIKDIANAVERDAQMEMDLFQQQCQRANEEKIEELCRNILDGMESLCKLKAGSENKEYEVLGGHRIFKRDVDKMRKEYEQALLGYEQREIRLVWRRFASDLSLVENQILDKDNKLSKKEKRREKEENEYAMEKMIVEMAQDSQKALERQQKEMDEQNLKLNAERERRNKEYENKFTGLLNRIAALEKNKEDHQK; encoded by the exons ATGGAGGTTTCTGAGCGGAATGTCGACTCAAAATTAACTGAAGGTTCGGCTGAATTGACGCCCCTCTGTGAGCCTTGCCGGGCCGACGGGAAGGAACTAGAGGCCCATGGATTCTGCAACAATTGCAATGAGTACATGTGTCCGTCTTGCATCAAAGTTCATGGGAAACTGACGGCCACGAAACATCACAATGTACTTGGCAAGCAGAAAATGCCCACTCATTATCCGGCGCGTAAAAAGGCTCCAGACGTCTCGTGCTTGGAGCTTTGCAAAGACCATCCACCGGAAGCAATCAAGTTTTTCTGCCCAACACATGCGCAGTTATGTTGCGGGGATTGCATTGTCCTAGACCACAGGGCGTGCAAGATCGATTATATACCGAGAGTCGCGCCTTCTTTCACGGCAAGCAGTGAGTTCAAAGCCATCGTCAAAAAGGTGGAAACGCTTGAGGTCGCTTGTACAAATAGTGAGAGAAATCTTGAAGCGCATGAACAGTCGGTGCTGGAATTAAATATAATCgagataaagaaaatacaagCTTTTAGGGTGGAAATCAACGAATATCTTGACAAACAAGAAAAGGCTCTTATCAAATTCATGGACGATGCAAAAAAGAAAGACACAGACTGTATACGGAGATGGCGCGAGGACATAAACGCTGCGAAATTAACACTAGCTGAGACAAAATCTAGACTCAAAGATCAGAATACCGCTTCTAACATCTATATAGCAGCAAGACATGCAGAAAATCTGTTAAACGACATTCAAACAATGATAATGAAAGCTAAGACGGAAAACCTATTGACGGGTTACAAGTTTTGTCGAGATAAGAAGACTGAAGAGCTGCTGTCCTGGAACGACGCGCTAGGGAGAGTTGATCAGAGTAAGGTTAG GTATCTGTCAACGTACGAGTCCAGCGTATTCAAAAAACCTCAGCGCCTAATAATCACTAAAAAGAACAATATCCTTGAAGTCTGCGATGATGTCCTTGACGAGATATCCCGCATAGACAAGCCGTGTGTTATCGTGGCAATTGCGGGTCTGTATAGAACAGGGAAATCATATTTGATGAATCTTCTCGCTAACTCACAAACAG GTTTTGCAATTGGTGACTCAATAGAGTCAAAGACCAAAGGCATCTGGGTTTGGTGTAGAGACCATCCCGAACAGAAGAACACTGTGCTTATGCTTCTGGACACGGAAGGATTGGGAGACGTTGACAAT GGCGACTCAAACCATGACAACCACATTTTCACACTTGCTACACTGCTGTGCAGCACATTGGTGTACAACATGAAGGGAGCGTTTGATCAGGACGCTGTAAACAAACTCAC ATTTGTTTCTGAAGTGTCGAGAAACATCAAATTTGGCGGTCGATGTGGTGAAGGAAACAGTCTTTTGCAATGCGTCTTGCCTGGGTTTGTGCTCGCTTTGAGAGATTTTTCGCTGAGATTGATCAAAGGTGGTAGGCAGATAACATCAGACGAATACCTTGAAGAATATTTGGAAACTAATACGAGAAAAGATGTTTCTTTCAACAAACCACGGGAATGCATCCGGAAATTTTTTCCACAGGACAAACGGAGATGTTTTGCGTTCCCTATCCCTggaaatattgaaacattggaAAAACTAGAAAGCCTTACATTTGAAGAGCTTTCACCGAGATTTAAGACCGTTACAACAATGTTTGTGTCATATATCTACAGCCAGGAACCAAAACAACTCCAAGTTAGCAAACCAATCAACGGACCAA TGTTTGTCACGCTAACAAGAAATTATGTGGACGCTTTTGCAAGCGGATCTGTGCCTGATGTTGACGATACATTTGCAATGGTTGCTAAAATCGAAAATCAAAGAGTGAAAAACGAGTGCATGAACATGTTTCACTCCAAAATGAAGGAATTGCTGTTGCCTCTTCCATCAAAATTGCTTGATAAACATTTCACGGATGCCCGATGGTCTGCGCTTGAATACATGCGTACAAATACTATCAAGGATATCGCCAATGCTGTTGAAAGAGATGCTCAA atGGAAATGGACTTGTTCCAGCAACAGTGTCAACGAGCAAACGAAGAGAAAATAGAGGAACTCTGTAGAAACATACTTGACGGTATGGAATCCTTATGTAAGCTGAAAGCGGGGTCGGAAAACAAAGAATATGAAGTCCTCGGAGGCCATAGAATTTTCAAACGAGACGTGGACAAAATGAGGAAAGAGTATGAGCAAGCTCTTTTGGGATATGAACAAAGAGAG atcAGATTGGTTTGGAGAAGGTTTGCAAGTGATCTTTCTTTGGTTGAAAATCAAATCCTTGATAAAGACAATAAGCTTTCTAAGAAAGAAAAAAGGA ggGAGAAAGAAGAAAATGAGTATGCAATGGAAAAAATGATAGTCGAGATGGCGCAGGACAGTCAGAAGGCTTTAGAAAGACAACAGAAGGAAATGGATGAGCAAAATCTAAAGTTAAATGCAGAACGCGAAAGACGAAACAAAGAATATGAAAACAAGTTTACAGGCTTACTTAACAGGATTGCAgctcttgaaaaaaataaggaaGACCATCAGAAATAA